In one Neobacillus sp. WH10 genomic region, the following are encoded:
- a CDS encoding MerR family transcriptional regulator, giving the protein MAEKYSIGTFAKLTGVTIRTLHYYDEIGILKPELSASGRRFYGDDHFIILQKIVTLKFLGFPLENIKDLIKNENWNLKESLIFQKKAMLEKRAQIDHIIKGLDSALNLVDEDQPVDSTIFISIINGILLEDDHKEWLENFFSEEKVQALFDIPQEEQFELEKRWAVLLTELKNVCGSDPKGEESQSLMKEMFTLFTEIVGVDTSAIMQMNVPEDPSHVPLPFTMEDQEWLGMAMKFYLEKEGIEIDEEDLS; this is encoded by the coding sequence ATGGCTGAAAAATACTCAATTGGTACGTTTGCTAAACTGACAGGTGTGACAATTAGGACACTTCATTATTACGATGAAATCGGCATTTTAAAGCCAGAGTTGTCAGCATCAGGACGGCGGTTTTATGGTGATGATCATTTTATCATTTTACAAAAAATAGTTACGTTGAAATTTCTCGGTTTTCCCCTCGAAAATATTAAAGATTTAATTAAAAACGAGAATTGGAATCTAAAAGAATCATTGATTTTTCAAAAGAAAGCGATGCTGGAAAAGCGGGCACAGATTGATCATATTATCAAAGGCTTGGATAGTGCCCTTAATCTCGTCGATGAAGACCAGCCTGTGGATTCCACTATTTTTATCTCAATCATTAACGGAATCCTTTTAGAAGATGATCATAAGGAATGGTTAGAAAACTTTTTTTCAGAAGAAAAAGTGCAAGCTCTTTTTGATATCCCTCAAGAGGAACAGTTCGAGCTTGAAAAAAGATGGGCTGTACTTTTAACAGAATTGAAGAATGTCTGTGGGAGTGATCCAAAAGGTGAAGAGTCCCAGTCATTGATGAAAGAAATGTTCACGTTGTTCACAGAAATAGTTGGTGTTGATACTTCCGCTATTATGCAAATGAATGTTCCTGAAGATCCATCACATGTCCCTCTCCCTTTTACAATGGAAGACCAAGAGTGGCTTGGTATGGCAATGAAATTCTATTTAGAAAAAGAAGGAATCGAAATCGACGAGGAGGATTTATCATGA
- a CDS encoding copper homeostasis protein CutC, whose amino-acid sequence MSKVEIIVLNSEDARTAEANGADRLELVSAIAEGGLTPSYGIIKTVVESVKIPVMVMVRPHSYSFVYRKDEWDAIREDIKVIKELGAAGIVFGALTDKQTVDFDMLSMVLEEAKGLSITFHRAIDETDSLEVYKSLCLSPYHVNRILTSGGKPTVKEGLDSLKRMMEESQKSVDRPTILPGSGLSANNIANIHEQLKAAEYHFGSAVRIGGDFRNRINGDEIQKIKKMVD is encoded by the coding sequence ATGAGCAAAGTAGAAATCATTGTCTTAAATAGTGAAGATGCCAGAACGGCGGAAGCCAATGGTGCTGATCGCCTTGAGCTAGTTTCCGCAATCGCTGAAGGCGGTCTAACCCCTAGTTACGGAATAATTAAAACGGTTGTCGAGAGTGTGAAGATTCCTGTTATGGTCATGGTTCGGCCTCACAGCTATTCATTTGTGTACCGTAAGGATGAATGGGATGCCATTCGAGAGGATATTAAAGTGATTAAAGAATTAGGCGCGGCTGGTATCGTCTTTGGTGCGTTAACCGATAAGCAAACGGTTGATTTTGACATGCTTTCCATGGTATTAGAAGAGGCGAAAGGTCTATCCATAACCTTCCATCGTGCTATTGATGAAACAGATTCTCTCGAAGTTTATAAGTCCCTTTGCCTATCTCCATATCATGTAAATCGGATCCTGACATCTGGTGGAAAACCGACGGTAAAAGAAGGACTTGATTCTTTAAAAAGAATGATGGAGGAGTCGCAGAAGTCCGTTGACCGCCCAACAATCTTGCCGGGTTCTGGACTTTCTGCCAATAATATCGCAAACATCCACGAACAGCTTAAGGCCGCTGAATATCATTTTGGCTCTGCTGTAAGGATTGGCGGAGATTTTCGTAATCGAATCAACGGGGATGAGATCCAAAAAATCAAGAAAATGGTCGACTAA
- a CDS encoding QueT transporter family protein, which yields MEKTTNTLAQPIGANAGASSPGTTAADKAHNKVQGIVINGIIAALYIAVSALIQPFGFTQVQFRVSEMFNHLIVFNKKYIYGIVLGVFLTNLFFSPMKAYDLIFGVGQSVIALLITVACARFIKGIWTRMIVNTLVFTFTMFLIALELHLAFDLPFMFTWLTTAVGEFVVMAVGMPVMYVINKRVRFDKIV from the coding sequence ATGGAGAAAACAACTAACACATTAGCACAGCCTATTGGTGCTAATGCAGGGGCTAGTTCCCCTGGAACTACCGCCGCCGACAAAGCACACAATAAAGTGCAAGGAATTGTCATTAACGGAATTATTGCTGCATTGTACATTGCTGTTTCAGCCTTAATCCAGCCGTTTGGATTTACTCAAGTCCAATTCCGTGTTTCGGAAATGTTTAATCATCTTATCGTTTTTAACAAAAAGTACATTTATGGAATCGTTCTTGGTGTATTTTTGACGAATCTATTCTTTTCACCAATGAAGGCATATGACCTAATTTTTGGTGTCGGCCAATCTGTGATTGCCTTGTTAATCACGGTTGCGTGCGCACGTTTTATTAAAGGCATTTGGACCCGAATGATCGTCAATACACTGGTCTTCACGTTTACGATGTTCTTGATTGCCCTTGAACTGCATTTGGCATTTGATTTGCCTTTCATGTTCACATGGCTGACAACAGCCGTTGGTGAATTTGTCGTAATGGCAGTAGGTATGCCAGTCATGTATGTTATTAATAAACGTGTTCGTTTTGATAAAATAGTATAA
- a CDS encoding VOC family protein, with translation MLHHLEIYVSNLNKTIEFWSWFLSELGYKPYQKWESGISWKYEETYIVFVQAKERFMDVPYHRSRVGLNHLAFHAQSKEQVNRITEQLKEKGMKILYEDKHPFAGGDSHYAVYFEDPDRIKVELVAPEEAVCIEPQKEGDRFQ, from the coding sequence ATGCTGCACCATCTTGAAATCTACGTATCTAACTTAAACAAAACGATCGAATTTTGGAGCTGGTTTTTATCTGAATTAGGATATAAGCCATACCAAAAATGGGAGTCAGGAATTAGTTGGAAATATGAAGAAACGTATATTGTATTTGTTCAGGCTAAAGAGCGCTTCATGGATGTCCCGTATCATCGCTCGAGAGTCGGCCTAAATCACTTGGCATTTCATGCTCAATCCAAAGAACAAGTTAATCGAATAACAGAACAATTGAAAGAAAAGGGAATGAAAATTCTATATGAGGATAAGCATCCGTTTGCCGGAGGGGACTCTCATTATGCCGTTTATTTTGAGGACCCGGATAGAATCAAAGTGGAATTAGTAGCACCGGAAGAAGCTGTTTGCATAGAACCTCAAAAAGAAGGAGATAGGTTCCAGTGA
- a CDS encoding oxidoreductase, whose protein sequence is MNNKKTALVLGASGLIGSELITTLIQRDHYEKIHLIVRKPIENHYSSVCEQHVVDFDMLKAYPELFQVTDVFCCLGTTIKKAKTKEAFRKVDYEYPVEAAKLASQGGAEKFLIVSAMGADSNSRFFYNQVKGDVEETLKTLNLSSLNIFRPSLLLGERKEFRLGEKMAAKASGFLNTIMVGPLRPYRAIHAKKVALAMAIEAESDKKGVNIYPSLEIEQMVSQK, encoded by the coding sequence GTGAATAATAAAAAAACAGCCCTTGTTTTAGGGGCTAGCGGTCTTATCGGGAGTGAATTGATAACAACACTGATTCAACGGGACCATTATGAAAAAATACATTTGATAGTCCGTAAGCCCATTGAAAATCATTATTCGTCGGTTTGCGAACAACATGTAGTTGATTTTGACATGCTGAAAGCCTACCCTGAATTGTTTCAGGTAACTGATGTATTTTGCTGTTTAGGAACAACAATTAAAAAAGCGAAGACCAAGGAAGCGTTTCGAAAAGTAGATTACGAATATCCAGTAGAAGCGGCAAAATTAGCGTCCCAAGGCGGCGCAGAAAAATTCTTAATTGTTTCAGCAATGGGAGCTGATTCCAATTCTCGATTTTTCTACAATCAGGTAAAAGGTGATGTTGAGGAAACGCTAAAAACACTAAATCTGTCCTCATTAAATATATTTCGTCCATCTTTGTTATTAGGAGAGCGAAAAGAGTTTCGCCTTGGAGAAAAAATGGCTGCGAAAGCAAGTGGTTTTTTAAATACTATCATGGTAGGGCCATTGCGCCCCTATAGAGCAATACATGCAAAAAAAGTAGCTTTGGCAATGGCAATAGAAGCTGAATCAGACAAAAAGGGTGTAAATATCTATCCTTCACTTGAAATTGAACAAATGGTGAGTCAAAAATAA
- a CDS encoding SMR family transporter, translating into MGWLFVLLAAASEIAGAAGLKLYSQRKTLRNGVLYIGGFGASFAFLYASFNYLQLSIAYIVWVGIGTAGAVLINIFLFGESKNIGRILSVVLIIIGVMGLKVFS; encoded by the coding sequence ATGGGCTGGTTGTTTGTTCTTTTGGCAGCAGCTAGTGAGATCGCCGGTGCTGCCGGGCTGAAATTGTATAGTCAAAGGAAAACATTACGAAATGGAGTGCTTTATATTGGCGGATTTGGCGCTTCATTTGCTTTTTTATATGCCTCATTTAATTATTTACAGCTAAGTATTGCCTATATTGTTTGGGTTGGTATTGGAACAGCGGGTGCTGTGCTAATTAACATCTTTCTTTTTGGAGAATCGAAAAACATCGGGCGCATTTTAAGTGTTGTTTTAATTATCATTGGGGTAATGGGGTTAAAAGTGTTTTCATAA
- a CDS encoding SMR family transporter: MKKAWIYVVLTCLFELMWVYGFNTADTWWEWGIVIAIIAIDFHFLPEACASLPTGTVYAIFSGVGTVGTVLMDVFLFEGSFNPGMFLFIVLIIIGVIGLNLADNKAEEEESMKGAA; this comes from the coding sequence ATGAAAAAAGCCTGGATTTATGTTGTTTTAACTTGTTTATTTGAATTAATGTGGGTGTACGGTTTTAATACTGCTGATACCTGGTGGGAATGGGGAATTGTAATTGCAATTATCGCCATCGACTTCCACTTTCTTCCCGAAGCATGTGCAAGCCTTCCAACAGGTACGGTTTATGCCATTTTTTCAGGGGTTGGAACAGTCGGAACCGTGTTAATGGATGTCTTCCTTTTTGAAGGGAGTTTCAATCCGGGGATGTTTCTGTTTATCGTACTTATCATAATCGGAGTCATCGGTCTAAACCTAGCTGATAACAAAGCAGAGGAAGAAGAATCCATGAAAGGAGCTGCCTAA
- a CDS encoding globin, translated as MVRNLEYRFKSLYSEIGGQETIDKLVNAFYPRVYNDPELAPLFEGDMEEIKRKQRLFLPQFLGGPALYSKEFGPPAMRERHLPFEVTPRRAQCWLRCMKEAFQEIGLDQNPAGLAFYDRLTQVASIMVNSPDQE; from the coding sequence ATGGTGAGAAATTTGGAATACAGATTTAAATCACTTTATAGTGAAATTGGCGGGCAGGAAACGATTGATAAATTAGTCAATGCTTTTTATCCGCGTGTATATAACGATCCTGAGTTGGCACCATTGTTTGAAGGAGATATGGAGGAAATCAAGCGGAAACAGCGGTTGTTTCTGCCACAATTTTTAGGAGGGCCGGCCCTTTACAGCAAAGAATTTGGACCACCGGCCATGAGAGAGCGGCATCTGCCATTTGAAGTGACTCCTAGAAGAGCGCAGTGCTGGCTTCGCTGTATGAAGGAAGCCTTTCAAGAAATTGGCCTTGATCAAAACCCAGCAGGACTTGCCTTTTATGATCGATTAACACAAGTAGCCAGTATCATGGTGAATAGTCCAGATCAAGAATAA